The segment AGGTGGCCCGCTGGCTCAGCGCGGATGCCTACGCGGCGCTGCGGCGTCGGGCGGAAATCACGGCGCGGGCCCGTTCGGGGCAGGCCGGCGCACAACTCCCTCGCAGGTTCAGGGCCGGGACGGCTCGGCTATGTTCGCCGTGCCCGCAGGTTGTCGAAGCCTCGGTCGTCGTTTTCGGACCGGACCGGGTACGGGCCGTCGCGCTCCGGCTTGAGTCTCCCCGAGGCAGATGGATCGCGACGGCCGTCGTCGTCGGCTAGCCAAACGACGCGAATTCCCTAGCGACGCTTGCGCTTGGAACCCTTCTTCGGCGGCGCCTTCTTCCGGGTTCCGGAAGCCGGAGCCTGCGACTTCTCGGTCTTCTGCTTCCGCTCGGTGTGAACCTCAACGCCGCCGTCGCTGGACGGAGCACTGAACTGCAGCGCCGTATCCTCTGACGGTTCGAGACCCTTGGCCGAAATTTCCGGCTCGTCGTCGGCCGATTCATCGGCGTCCGGAGCGTCGTGCTCGTGCTCCGTGACCTGAACTTCCAGGTTGTAGAGGAAGCCGACGCTCTCCTCCTTGATCGCCTCCGACATCGTATTGAACATGGCAAAGCCCTCGCGCTGGTATTCAACCAGTGGATCGCGTTGTGCCATCGCCCGCAGGCCGATGCCCTCCTTGAGGTAGTCCATCTCGTAAAGATGTTCACGCCACTTGCGGTCGATCACCGAAAGGACGACCCGGCGCTCGAACTGCCGGGTGGCCTTCTCGCCCAACGCCTCTTCGCGCTTTTCGTAGGCGATCCTTGCATCGGAGAGCACTTCCTCGAGCAGGACGTCCCGAGTGAGATGGGATATTCCGCCGACCTCCTCGATCAGCTCGTCGACGGTGATCGAGACCGGATACAGAGCCTTCAGTGCGGTGAAGAGCTGCTCCAGCTCCCAGTCCTCCGCATGCCCGGCTGCCGTCGCATTGTCGACGTACGACGTCAGCACGTCGGTGATGAAGTTCTGCACATGCTCGTGCAGGTCATCTCCTTCGAGGATCCGGCGCCGCTCCGAGTAGATGACGGTGCGCTGCCGGTTAAGCACATCGTCGTACTTAAGCACGTTCTTGCGCTGCTCCGCGTTTCGCTGTTCGATCTGCGACTGGGCGGACTGGATTGCCTTCGAGACCAGCTTTGATTCCAGCGGCACATCGTCGGGTACATTTGTCCGCGCCATCAGCGATTCGGCGGCCTGGGAATTGAATAGCCGCATCAGGTCGTCAGTGAGCGATAGGTAGAAACGGGATTCGCCTGGATCCCCCTGGCGGCCGGAGCGTCCCCGCAGCTGATTGTCGATCCGGCGCGACTCGTGGCGTTCCGTTCCCAGCACGTAGAGACCGCCCAGGTCAACGACCTCAACGTGGGAGGCCTTGACCTGCTCCTCCGCCTTTTCGAGCGCGTCCGGCCACGCCTCTTCGTACTCCTCCGGCGATTCAGCCGGGTCGAGGCCACGGGAGGCCAGGTCCTGTACGGCGTTGAACTCGGCGTTTCCACCGAGCATGATGTCGGTTCCGCGGCCGGCCATATTCGTCGCCACGGTCACCGCGCCCTTGTGGCCGGCCTGCGCGACGATGGTGGCCTCACGCGCGTGGTTCTTGGCATTGAGGACCTCGTGCCTGATGCCTTCCTTGCCGAGCTTCTTCGACAGGTACTCGCTCTTCTCCACGCTGGTCGTGCCGACCAGGACAGGCTGACCCTTCTTGTTCCGCTCGACGATATCGTCGACCACGGCGTCGAACTTCGCGATCTCGTTCTTGTAGACGAAGTCGGCTTGGTCATCCCGCTGCATGGGCTTGTTCGTCGGAATGGGCACGACGCCAAGCTTGTAGGTCGCCATGAACTCCGCCGCTTCGGTTTCGGCGGTTCCGGTCATCCCTGACAGTTTCTCGTAAAGCCGGAAGTAATTCTGCAGCGTGATAGTCGCCAGCGTCTGATTCTCCGCCTTGACGTTGACATCCTCTTTGGCTTCGATCGCCTGGTGCATGCCCTCGTTGTAGCGACGCCCGGCCAGGATACGGCCGGTGTGCTCATCGACAATCAGCACCTCGCCGTCCATCACGACGTAGTCCTTGTCCCGCTTGAACAGTTCCTTTGCCTTGATGGCGTTGTTCAGGAATCCGATCAGCGGAGTGTTGGCCGATTCATAGAGGTTGCTGATGCCCAGGTAGTCCTCGACCTTGTCGATTCCGGACTCGAGCACGCCGACGGTGCGCTTCTTCTCGTCGACCTCGTAGTCGGTGTCGGCCTTCAGCCGCTTCACCACGCGGGCGAACTCGCCGTACCACCGGTTGCTGTCACCGGAAGCCGGGCCCGAGATGATCAAAGGGGTGCGTGCTTCGTCGATCAGAATCGAATCGACCTCGTCAACGATCGCGAATGAGTGCCCGCGCTGCACCATATCCGCGGCGTCCCACGCCATGTTGTCTCGCAGATAATCGAAGCCGAACTCGTTATTCGTTCCGTACGTGATGTCTGCAGCGTACTGCTCACGTCGCTTGGCGGAGTCCATATTGGACAGGATGCAGCCAGTTTCGAGCCCCAGGAACCGGAATACGCGGCCCATCAGTTCGCTCTGGTACTCGGCCAGGTAGTCGTTGACCGTCACGATGTGCACGCCGTTGCCGGCGAGAGCATTGAGGTAGGCAGGAGCCGTCGCGACCAGGGTCTTGCCTTCACCGGTCTTCATCTCGGCAATATTGCCAAGGTGCAATGCGGCACCGCCCATCAGCTGGACGTCGAAGTGGCGAAGACCGACTGTGCGCCGCGATGCCTCACGGGCTGCGGCAAAAGCCTCCGGCAGCAGGGAGTCGAGCGATTCACCGTCCTTGACTCGTTCCTTGAACCTGTCGGTTTCTTCGCGAATCTCGGTATCGGAGAGACTCTTGAACTCGTCTTCCAGGTGGTTGATCGCATCGGCATAGCTGCGCAGCCGCTTTAGCGTACGTCCCTCGCCGCTGCGGAGGATTTTTTCCAGAATGGACGGCACAGTTCTCCCTAACTGACTTACAGTTCTAACGCCTCTATGTTAGGCGCAAGAGCAAATCGGGGTGTGGCGCGACCGCTTACCGCGGAGTCTGAGAGCCTTAGGTTCATGTCAGACAGCGATCCGAAGCCGGCACTTTCTCTCCCGATCCTAACCGCCGGAGACCTCACACTTCGACAACTGGGCGATGCCGACATTCCTGGCATCGTTGCCCAGTGCACCGATCCGGACTCCGTGCGGTTCACCAATGCTCCGACACCGTATACCGCCGAGGATGCCGCCCGTTACGTCCGGGAGGTAGCGCCGGAGGGATGGCGGAGCGAGTCGCTCCTCACCTTCGCGATTGAGTACCGGGGCGAGTTCGCCGGTTCGTTGAGCCTTCGACCGGAAGAGAAGATCGCGAAGCTCGGCTTCGGGCTGGCTCCGTGGGCCCGGCGACAGCATGTGATGACCCGGGCAATTCGGCTCGCCATCGGCTGGGCGTTCGACCGGCTGGACGTCGACGCCGTGCATTGGACGGCAGGATCAGAAAACTGGGCCTCGGTTAGGGTTGCGTGGGCGCTGGGCTTCCGGATCCTCGGTCCGGTCCCCGCGCTACTCAACCAGCGGGGCGTGCTGGTCGACGGCTGGTTCGGCTCGCTACAGCGGGACAGTGCAATGCTGCCAACAGCGCCATGGCTGGAGCCCGTTCCGCTCTTCGATGATGCCAGCGAGGAGACCCCGATCCTGCTCCGCGCAATCGAAGAGGCGGACCTCGAGCGATTTGCCGAGGGCTGTGCCGACCCACTCACGCAGAGCTTCTCCACCATGCTTGAACAGCCGTTCACGCTGGATAGTGCGCACCGCTACCTGCAGCGGAGCCGAATCGTCGCCTCGACCGGCTCCGGTGTGACCTGGGCGGCGACCCTAGCCCGTAATGGCACCCTGATCGGCTCGGTCGCACTTTTCAATATTTCCTTCCCGCACGCGAACGCGGAAATCGGCTATTGGCTGCATCCTGACTCACGCGGGCTGGGACTGGCGCAGCGGATCGTTGCCCGCGCGGCCCGGCACGCCCTGATCGATGTCGACGATGGCGGCCTCGGCCTGCAACGGATCACCGCCCGGGTGATGACTCCGAACTCGGCGTCGGTCGCCGTACTTGAGAAGGTTGGATTCACCAAGGTCGGCAGGGAATTCAACGGGTTGCGCGGCAGAGACGGCCAACCTCAGGATTCCTTTCTGTTCGAGCTACTGCCTTAAAACACTCGCCGGCGATGACGGCTAGGCCCGCTCCGCGCCGGCAGCGACAAGTCCCGGGCCGAGGTCGCCCATACCGGTGACGGCTACCCGTTCCAGGCCGAGCCAGCGGGCCATCAGGACGAGTTCCTGGTAGAGCTCGACTGCGGTCGTCTCCGGCGCATGAGGCTCGGCATGGGCTGACTGCACCCGGAGCAGCCCGGCCTCACGATCGGCCTTGAGATCGACTCTGGCAACCAGCCGATCCCCCAGCAGGAATGGCAGCACGTAGTAGCCGTGCACGCGCTTGTGTTTCGGCACATAGATTTCCAGCCGGAACCTGAAGTCGAAGAGCGCTTCGGTCCGTGCGCGCTCGAACACCAATGAGTCGAAGGGGCTCAGCAGTGCCCGTGCCCGGATCGCTCGAGGCTTGCTCGCATCTCTGGCCAGGTACGCGGTGCGTTTCCAGCCTGCGACCTGAACCGGCTGCAGTTCCCCGGCATCCACGAGCCGGCGGATTGCGGGCTGCACCGCGCTGGCAGGGAGCCTGAAGTAGTCGCGCAGGCACTGCGCCGTTCCGATACCGAGCGCCTTGGCGGAAATCCTGAGCAGTTCGACTATTGCCTCATCCTTCGGCGGGGGCGGCGTTGCCGCAATGTCAGCGGGCAGAATCCGCTCGGTGATGTCATACCGGCGCTCGAACTGCGGGTTACGGCCCGCGGAGCCGATTCGGCCGGCCCAGAATAGCGCTTCCAGTGCGGTTTTCACCTGCGACCAGTTCCAGCCCCAGTTGGTTCCCGACGGGGCGGGCATATCGTGCGACAGGCACTGGTCCAGCCGACTTGCCGTTATCGGACCACGGCGCGCCACTTCGTCGTACACCAGCTCCAGCAGTTCGGCATATCCCGGAGTGTCCTGCCGCATCTTTCCCCAGGCTGTCTCTTTCCAGCTGTCCATGCGCCACTGCAGCAGCCGATACGTTGCGGGTGGAATCAGCGAAGCCTCGTGAGCCCAGTACTCGGTCAGCACCCTTGGCCGGCTGGCGGTGGCCCGGTGCAGCAGGTCTCGGTCGTAATGGCCGAGCCGGGAGAACAATGGGAGGTAGTGACTGCGGGAGAGCACGTTGACCGAGTCGATCTGCAGCAGCCCGATCCTGTCGATCACGCCCTTCAGCGAACGCATGCTTGGCGGCGACGATGGCCTCGGCTTGTGGAAACCCTGCGCAGCGAGAGCGATCCGGCGCGCCTTCGCCTGGCTGATATTGGCCGTGCTGACAGTGGCTTGACCGCCGACAGCCTGTTCGAGGCCGGGCTTGCTGAGGTTGGTCTGGGTCATGGCCACCAGAGTAGCTGCCGGCACCGACAGGTGCCCGCCGCCTGCTGGCAACGGGCACCTGTACGGCTTCCTTAGCGGCCACCTCCATGGCGACCTATAGAAGGATCAGCCGACTTGCTCGGCATAGGGGGCGTCGTCCTCGTCGTGGCCTTCGAGATCAGAATCGAGGGTAATCACCCCGTAGCTCCAGCCACGACGCCGATAGACGACAGAAGGTTGTGAGGTTTCCGAGTCAACGAATAGATAGAAGTCGTGCCCGACAAGCTCCATTCGTGCCAGAGCATCGTCTAGGCTGATCGGCTGGCCAGGAAATACTTTCTCACGTACCAACACCGGACAGTCACCCTCGGCGTCGACCGGGCGATGATGTCCGTCCGCGGTGTCCTTCACCACATGGGTGGATGGAGTTGGCGGGGCGGGAGCCGGCGTCTCGGAGGCTGGTGCTTCCTGGATTGCCGCTTCGGGTGGTAGTTCCGCAACCACTTCGGCTACGGATTGCGGACGACGACGGCCGCGGTGCACCTTTTTGCGATCCCGGGACCTTCGCAGGCGTTCCATCAGCTTGCCAAACGACAAATCGAGAGCGGCGTACTTATCTGAGGCTGCGGCCTCTGCGCGAATCACGGGTCCTTTGGCCCAAACTGTCAGTTCGACTCGTTCGGAGGAGTCGGATTGCCGCGGGTTCTTCTCGTGCGTGACATGGACGTCAATTCGCTGAGCTCGCGGTGCCATTTGCTCAACCTTGGCCAGCTTCTCATTGAGGTGATCCCGAAAGCGATCCGGTACTGCGAGATTCCGGCCAGTTACAACAATGTCCATGGGGGTTTCCTCCGCTCGTGAAACTTAAAAATTGATGCGCTTCAGGCACTTAGCGGCCCGGCCCCAGCGACAGTTAGGGGCGCTCGTCACCTCCTGCGTTGTTGCCCGCCGCTACGCGCCGCATTCCGCGCGCCGCTTCGGCGGTGATCCACAACGGAACGGCTCCAGCTCGCCGCATCGGTCTGGTCATTGCGTGACCAGGTCTGCCAATGCGCGGATAACTCGCTCCATAGGTAAAAGCTAGTCGAACGCCCGATGAATCTAAAGGGGAAACCGAAAATGATTCGCCGTGCGTCGCCGGCAGAGAAACCTGGATCAACTAGATGTCTTTGTCGTCGCCGCGATGACGGCGGCGGCGTCCACCCGATGCCCGCCACCCGCAAGCGCCCGGGCGGCCTCCGCGAGGGTCGCCCCCGTCGTGATCACGTCGTCAACCAGGACTATGCTCGCCGGTCCGGCCGTCGCGTCGCGGCGTTTCCCGGACGGAATCGGTAGCCGACGCCGGGCCACGGCCATCGACCCACTGACATTGCGTTGCCGGCCCACGGCGGACAGACCGACCTGATCCCGCACCGCTCTGCCGCTTCGGAGCATCGGGGCCACCCGAGCACGGATTCCGCTCGCTGCTAATTCTGTTGCGGCGCGGCGCGCACAGTCGGCAAGCACATCTGCCCCTCGCCGTCTGATGCTGCTTCGTGATGACGGGACCGGCACCAGCAGCAGTTCACCGCTCCGTCCGGTGCGGTCGTACTGCTCCTCCACCACCGCACTCAGGCTTATCGCCAGTGCGAGTCCGAGGTACTTTCTGAGGTCGCTCCGGCCGCCGTCCTTGTAAGCGACGATGATCGACTGCACCGAGCCCCGATACGGTGCCAGCGCCCAGCACGGGCGCCCGAAGTAGCGCGCTCCTGCTTCGGCCCGGAACGGCTCGCCCGCACAGTCCGCGGCGCAGTCAGAACACACAGCGATTCCCGGTTGACCGCAGCCCGCGCAGCTCGTCGGCAGGATCAGCTCGGTGAAGTCGTGGCATGCCCGCGACCAGAAGGTTGCTCGGTCCCGGAGTGTCATCAACCGATGATGCGCCGCCAGGGAACGATAGCCGACTGGTCCGAGCCAAGCTGTGGAAAAGGCTGTCAACCGCTGGGCCTGTGCCGACAGCTACTCAGCCGGGGTAGGACGGATCGGATCCCTTGATGTCGAGCAGTTCCTGCCACGATCCACCTGAGCGCGAGTACAACTTTCCGGCCGCGGTGCCGGCATACATGCTCTGGCCATCCGAGCTTGCCGTGATGCTCTGAATCTCCGGTACCGTCCCCAGCTCGCTCATCGGTCCGCCGACAACGAGGCGCCACGGCGCGAAGTCCGTCTCGCTGGTCAGCCGGCCCACCAGAGCCAGCTCGGTGTCACCGGCCCAGCTGATGTCCTTCACATCGTCGAACCGGGTGGAGATATCGACCGGCGAGTTCAGTCCGCTCGGTTCACCGGCCGACTCGTAGCGAATCCCGGTGACGTTGATCGACGACTGGCCGCCCGTGCCAACGGACAGTACGGCGATACGGGCGCCGTCCCGCGAAATCTGCACGGCCTTCAGCTCCCGGTCAGCCAACCAGGGCGCCGAGATCGTCACTGGCTTACCATCCCCGCTGATAGCGATCAGGTTGCCCTCGTTGTCCGCCTCACCGGTCCACAGCCAATCGCGCGGTGCGTAAGATGGTGCGACGAATGACTTTCCTTCCGCAAGGACCCGGATATCGGCCGGATCGTCGGTGCCGACCTCGTAGAGCTTCTTTCCGCCATCGCCAAGGAACGCGTACCTGTTGCCGGCCAGGGAGGCCGCTGGCCGGCTGGGTTTCAGCTCGGCGAGGCTTGGCACGCCCGAGATCGGATCGACCTGCGTCGCGGACACCTGCCTGAGCTGACCGTCGGCCACAACGACCGGCTCCCCTTCGACCTGTGGATTGCTCTGCGCCTCCTGCTCCGGAGTGGAGCCGAACTCGCTACTACCGGCAAACACCTCGACACTCTGGATCGATGGAATCTGCCTCAGGGTTGCCTCGATCTGCTGGCGCATAAGAGACTTCTGGTCGTTGGACACATCCTGGGCGGCGTCGTCCAGGGTCACCGTTGCCTTGCCGTTCAGGGTGGTTACTGCTTTGAGCGGAAGCTTGGTTCCTTCCGGGAAGGCGGAAATCGCCGCTCCGCCCAGCCAGGACACCGGGCCGTCCAGAAGAGCCTGCACCAGGTCCGTCGCCGCAGCCGTCCGCTTAATGAACCAGCGAACGTCCGGCACAAGGTAGTCGTAGCCCGAGTCATAGAAATAGACGGAGTAGGCGTCGAACACGCTCTCGAACATCGATTCGGACAACACAATGCCGTTGGGAACCGAGGAAATTCGCCATTGCCCGTCGACTTTCGTCAGTCCGAACATCTGCTTCGTCGACTTGCCTGCCGCAGCCGCCGTGTAGCGGCCTTCGCTATCGACGGTGGCAGCTATCGGGATGTCGATTGAATACTCCTGCCCTTCCTCGGCGATTCCGCCCCGGATGTCGTTCAGGTATTCTCCGCGCGGATAGATGGAGACGCTCTCCAGCGGGTTCCACGTTGCGGCGGCGCCCTGGGTCAGGAACTTCTTGGCCACCGCAAAATTGTTCGCTGTGCCCTCGGCGGCAGCGATGAATCCACGGACGATCTTATTCGGATCGGCGCCCTTTTCCGGGCCGGAGGCACTGATCTGAGATCGGGCATCCTCGTCGCTTGTCCCCGGGTCTCCGACGCCGACCGGCCCGGAGGTCGGGATGCCGGCGCAACCGGACAGAACCAGCAGCAACATCGTGATGCCCACAACCAGGGCGCGAAATGAACTAAGCATGGTTATCCCTCGGATTACTCGACGATTCCCTGCTGTTCAGGCTGGTTTCGGCTCTGACCGGGAGCACCGGCAGGCTGCCGGTATTCAGCCGGACGGAGGAGTCGCTGGACAGCGGTTCGATCACTTCATCGTCTTTCCTTGCCGCACTGCTGGCGTCGGCGGGCGGCAGCGGCAGCGGCGACGTTTCGAGTTCATGACCCGGCCGCCGCGGAATGGTGAGCCGGAAACAGGAACCCTCCCCCGGCCTCCCCCAGGCCTGCAGCCATCCGGCGTGCAGGTGGGCGTCTTCCAGGGATATTGCCAGCCCGAGTCCGGTGCCACCAAGCGTTCGCTGCCGAGCGGGATCGGCGCGCCAGAAGCGGTCGAAGACCCGTTCTACCTGTGAGCGGTCCATGCCGACTCCATGGTCGCGCACGCTCACCGCGACCGCGTCTGCGTCCGCGGCGAGGTAGATGTCAACAGGCTTTCCTTCGCTGTGTTCGATCGCATTCACAACCAGGTTACGGACGATCCGTTCGATCCGGCGTGAATCGATGGCCGCCATCATCGGAGCGGACGGGCCGTGAATGATGACCGGCGTTCCCGCTTGCTCAGCCACCACTTCCACCGATTCCACTACCTTGTTGACCACGCTGACCAGGTCGTCGGCCGCCGCGTCAAGCGCAGCAGCCCCGGCGTCGAAACGGCTGATCTCCAGCAGGTCGGCCAGCAGTGCCTCGAATCGCTGCACTTGGGAGTGCAGCAGCTCGGCGCTCCGGGCCGTCACCGGGTCGAAGTCCTCACGTGCCTCGTACATCAGTTCGCCGGCGATCCGGATCGTCGTCAGTGGCGTCCGTAGTTCGTGTGACACGTCGGAGACGAAGCGGCGCTGCAGCACGGACAGCGCTTCCATCCGGGTGATCTGGTCCTGCAGCGCGGAGGCCATGTCGTTGAACGACCTGGCCAGCGTCGCGAGCTCGTCCTCGCCGTGAACGGGCATCCGCCTGTCCAGGTCGCCGCTGGCCAAAGTGTGCGAAACGTCGGCGGCGACCCTGACCGGTCGGACCACGATATTTGCAACGGTCCAGGCGATCGCGGCGACCAGCACGATGAGCACCAGGCCGGAGATGACCATGGCGCGCTGGACGAATTCAAGTGTGTTCTGCTCCTCGGTCAGGTCCGAGATGACATAGAGCTGGAACTGACCGGCCCCCGGAATAGTAACAAGGGTGCCGATCGCGAGGCCCGGATCGACCGAACCGTCGTAGTTACTGAGTTCCATCGCCTGGTAACGCTGCTCGCCGCCTGCGTCCTTCACCGATTCGATCAGGTCCGGCGATAGCTGTTTCACCGAGTACGGCGGTTTGTTCTTCTGGGTTTCCGATATCGGCGAGACGCTGGTGGCGCCCTCCATTGGTTCCAGCGCCACCGCGCGCAGCGGCAGGGTCGAGCTGGACATCTGGTCGGCAAGCGTGGTCCGAAGGGTGGTGGACAGATCGCCCTGGGACGTCGCCGCCTCATCGTCGGAAAACGCATTGAGCTGCTGGGCGAACTGGTCGGTGATCTTTGTCGCGGAGCTCAAACGCTTCTCGAAGAGGCCTTTGGCGATTTCCTGCGACATGTAGGTTCCCACGCCGTAGATCGCGAACGAGGTCAACAGGATGGTCGCGGCCACCACCCGAAACTGCAGGGAGCGACGGATAAGCGAAACAACCCAGCGCCATCCCTTACCTATGGCCCGGGCACAGCTGCCCAACCAGGTACCAATGGCTGGGCGATTGCTCACGTTCCCTGGCCCGCCCGATATCCCACGCCACGAACGGTGACCACGATGTCAGGCTTCTCCGGATCACGTTCGATCTTGGACCGCAGCCGTTGCACGTGCACGTTGACCAGCCGGGTGTCGGCGGCGTGCCGGTAACCCCAGACCTCCTCGAGCAACACCTCGCGGCTGAATACCTGCCAGGGCTTGCGCGCGAGCGCGACAAGCAGGTCGAACTCAAGCGGGGTGAGGTTCACCGGCTTGCCGGCCCGGATCACTGAATGCCCAGCCACATCGATCTGCACGTCGCCGACGGTCAGCATTTCCGGCGCGACGTGGTCGGTTATCCGCAGCCGGGCACGCACCCGGGCGATCAGCTCTTTCGGCTTGAACGGCTTGGGCACATAGTCATCGGCTCCTGACTCGAGGCCAAGCACGACGTCGACAGTGTCGGACTTAGCCGTCAGCATCACGACCGGCACCCCCGATTCCGCCCGGATCTCGCGGCAAACCTCGAGGCCGTCCTTTCCGGGCAGCATCAGATCGAGCAGCACCAGATCGGGGCGAACCCGCCGGAACGTGTCCAGGGCGGCGTCGCCGTGGGCGCAGAAAAACGACTCAAACCCTTCACTTTTCAGGACGATGCCGATCATCTCGGCGAGAGCGGTGTCGTCGTCGACGACCAGAATGCGACCTTTCATACCCCTATGTTCTCTCAAACCCGGTCAGAATCGTGCATCACCCCACGGCCGCGTCGGCTTTCATGGCACGATAGGAGTCGACGAGGACCGAAGTTGACTCGACGATAGATGACGAAGCCGAAGGGAAATTGCGTGACGACACCTCCGCATCACGATCCCCGTCCGCAGCCCCAGTACGGCCAGTACACCCCGCAGGAGCAAGACGCACCGCAGCCAAATCCATCGGGCCAGCCCACGCCACAGGGACAGCCGGCACCACAGGGACATGGCAGCCAGCCCACGCCACAGGGACAGCCGGCACCACAGGGACATGGCAGCCAGCCCGCGCCACAGCAGCAGGTCAGGCCGCAGCCCCAGTACGGCCAGTACGCGCCACAGGGGCAGGGCAGCCCACAGGGACAGCCCACCCCACAGAGTCAGGGCAGCCAGCCCGCCGCCCCACAGCAGCAAGGCGCCCCACAGCCAAATCCGTGGGGCCAGTCCGGCTCCTGGGAACAGCCCGCCCGCTGGGGCGCACCGCAGAACCAGGGCCAGACTCCGGGGGCAGCAAGCGGCTCGGGCTACCGGCCCGCACCGAAACCGGGACTCGTTCCACTGCGTCCGCTGAAGCTGGGCGAAATTCTGGACGGCGGCTTCCAGGCGATTCGAAAGAACCCGAAGCTGATGCTTGGCCTGCCGACGATAGTGCTCGGGATCACCCTGCTTATCGGCGCCGGCATCACCGTCGGCTTCGTTGCCCTATTCGGCAGTCAGCTGGCCAACTCGCCGCTGACCGACGAGGCCGAACTCGGCGTCTCGGTGCTCTTTCAGGCGGTGAGCGTGGTGTCGGGGATAGTGATTTCGTTTGGCACGCAGCTCGTCTCCGGCTTTCTCGTGCTCTATATCTCCCGTGCGGTGCTGGGCGAGTCACTGACGATCAGCGAAGTGTGGCAGAAACTCAAACCCCGGGTCTGGGCTCTGCTCGGCCTATTACTGCTGCTGACCGCCGCGGCCCTCCTATCCGGAGCCATTCTCGCGGCACCGGTGGTTCTGCTCGCCGTCGCCGGATCCGGTGTGGCCGCTGCCGTGATCGGCGTCCTGCTGGGACTGCTCTGGCTGCTCGCCCTAATGTTCTTCGGCATCCGCTTCGCGCTGTCGGCTTGCTGCCTGGTGCTGGAGAACGTTGGCATCATCGTCTCGCTCAGGCGATCCTGGCAGCTGACGGCGAGAGGGTTCTGGCGTTTCACCGGCATCTTCCTGTTGTGCTACCTGCTCATTTCCATCGTGGTAAGC is part of the Saxibacter everestensis genome and harbors:
- a CDS encoding winged helix-turn-helix domain-containing protein is translated as MTQTNLSKPGLEQAVGGQATVSTANISQAKARRIALAAQGFHKPRPSSPPSMRSLKGVIDRIGLLQIDSVNVLSRSHYLPLFSRLGHYDRDLLHRATASRPRVLTEYWAHEASLIPPATYRLLQWRMDSWKETAWGKMRQDTPGYAELLELVYDEVARRGPITASRLDQCLSHDMPAPSGTNWGWNWSQVKTALEALFWAGRIGSAGRNPQFERRYDITERILPADIAATPPPPKDEAIVELLRISAKALGIGTAQCLRDYFRLPASAVQPAIRRLVDAGELQPVQVAGWKRTAYLARDASKPRAIRARALLSPFDSLVFERARTEALFDFRFRLEIYVPKHKRVHGYYVLPFLLGDRLVARVDLKADREAGLLRVQSAHAEPHAPETTAVELYQELVLMARWLGLERVAVTGMGDLGPGLVAAGAERA
- a CDS encoding ComF family protein; this translates as MTLRDRATFWSRACHDFTELILPTSCAGCGQPGIAVCSDCAADCAGEPFRAEAGARYFGRPCWALAPYRGSVQSIIVAYKDGGRSDLRKYLGLALAISLSAVVEEQYDRTGRSGELLLVPVPSSRSSIRRRGADVLADCARRAATELAASGIRARVAPMLRSGRAVRDQVGLSAVGRQRNVSGSMAVARRRLPIPSGKRRDATAGPASIVLVDDVITTGATLAEAARALAGGGHRVDAAAVIAATTKTSS
- a CDS encoding GNAT family N-acetyltransferase; translation: MSDSDPKPALSLPILTAGDLTLRQLGDADIPGIVAQCTDPDSVRFTNAPTPYTAEDAARYVREVAPEGWRSESLLTFAIEYRGEFAGSLSLRPEEKIAKLGFGLAPWARRQHVMTRAIRLAIGWAFDRLDVDAVHWTAGSENWASVRVAWALGFRILGPVPALLNQRGVLVDGWFGSLQRDSAMLPTAPWLEPVPLFDDASEETPILLRAIEEADLERFAEGCADPLTQSFSTMLEQPFTLDSAHRYLQRSRIVASTGSGVTWAATLARNGTLIGSVALFNISFPHANAEIGYWLHPDSRGLGLAQRIVARAARHALIDVDDGGLGLQRITARVMTPNSASVAVLEKVGFTKVGREFNGLRGRDGQPQDSFLFELLP
- the hpf gene encoding ribosome hibernation-promoting factor, HPF/YfiA family, with protein sequence MDIVVTGRNLAVPDRFRDHLNEKLAKVEQMAPRAQRIDVHVTHEKNPRQSDSSERVELTVWAKGPVIRAEAAASDKYAALDLSFGKLMERLRRSRDRKKVHRGRRRPQSVAEVVAELPPEAAIQEAPASETPAPAPPTPSTHVVKDTADGHHRPVDAEGDCPVLVREKVFPGQPISLDDALARMELVGHDFYLFVDSETSQPSVVYRRRGWSYGVITLDSDLEGHDEDDAPYAEQVG
- a CDS encoding Rv3235 family protein produces the protein MSDTATNTPEQRPLRLVPLVVSPAAAFRTEAKVTATSAPGHAAGTPSTPPSGGGLMPEPTQAAEPVCKGFAVAIVEAIYGVRPVTQVARWLSADAYAALRRRAEITARARSGQAGAQLPRRFRAGTARLCSPCPQVVEASVVVFGPDRVRAVALRLESPRGRWIATAVVVG
- the secA gene encoding preprotein translocase subunit SecA is translated as MPSILEKILRSGEGRTLKRLRSYADAINHLEDEFKSLSDTEIREETDRFKERVKDGESLDSLLPEAFAAAREASRRTVGLRHFDVQLMGGAALHLGNIAEMKTGEGKTLVATAPAYLNALAGNGVHIVTVNDYLAEYQSELMGRVFRFLGLETGCILSNMDSAKRREQYAADITYGTNNEFGFDYLRDNMAWDAADMVQRGHSFAIVDEVDSILIDEARTPLIISGPASGDSNRWYGEFARVVKRLKADTDYEVDEKKRTVGVLESGIDKVEDYLGISNLYESANTPLIGFLNNAIKAKELFKRDKDYVVMDGEVLIVDEHTGRILAGRRYNEGMHQAIEAKEDVNVKAENQTLATITLQNYFRLYEKLSGMTGTAETEAAEFMATYKLGVVPIPTNKPMQRDDQADFVYKNEIAKFDAVVDDIVERNKKGQPVLVGTTSVEKSEYLSKKLGKEGIRHEVLNAKNHAREATIVAQAGHKGAVTVATNMAGRGTDIMLGGNAEFNAVQDLASRGLDPAESPEEYEEAWPDALEKAEEQVKASHVEVVDLGGLYVLGTERHESRRIDNQLRGRSGRQGDPGESRFYLSLTDDLMRLFNSQAAESLMARTNVPDDVPLESKLVSKAIQSAQSQIEQRNAEQRKNVLKYDDVLNRQRTVIYSERRRILEGDDLHEHVQNFITDVLTSYVDNATAAGHAEDWELEQLFTALKALYPVSITVDELIEEVGGISHLTRDVLLEEVLSDARIAYEKREEALGEKATRQFERRVVLSVIDRKWREHLYEMDYLKEGIGLRAMAQRDPLVEYQREGFAMFNTMSEAIKEESVGFLYNLEVQVTEHEHDAPDADESADDEPEISAKGLEPSEDTALQFSAPSSDGGVEVHTERKQKTEKSQAPASGTRKKAPPKKGSKRKRR